The following proteins are encoded in a genomic region of uncultured Hyphomonas sp.:
- a CDS encoding c-type cytochrome has product MVRTVSATLLLACIGACSQVASGNAAPENVEPDASHIALAESLVPSDPDLAAIYERSCRACHALDGLGAPLTGHSAAWAPRFDERGMEGVIASVHTGRGAMPAMGYCLDCTDDDFRALIEFMATEGQP; this is encoded by the coding sequence ATGGTGAGGACGGTCTCAGCGACACTGCTGCTGGCATGTATTGGCGCCTGTTCGCAGGTAGCGTCTGGAAACGCAGCACCCGAAAATGTTGAGCCGGACGCCTCTCACATCGCCCTCGCAGAATCGCTGGTTCCGTCTGATCCGGATCTTGCAGCAATCTATGAACGCTCCTGCCGGGCCTGCCATGCCCTGGACGGACTTGGCGCCCCATTGACCGGGCATTCTGCAGCGTGGGCGCCACGTTTCGATGAGCGTGGCATGGAGGGGGTGATCGCTTCGGTCCACACAGGACGCGGCGCGATGCCCGCCATGGGCTACTGTCTTGACTGTACCGATGATGACTTCCGGGCGCTCATCGAATTCATGGCAACGGAGGGCCAGCCATGA
- a CDS encoding DUF6468 domain-containing protein, with translation MPIQATDIAIILVSFAACVYCFVLNRRLKALQDTRDGLGATIMAMSKSIAAMSSSTKETRSHVGEMAARLATQLEDAKQTCARLEELKASLEETQKDAVDQVTASQAELSTMMRIILDQSKTRIMEMNRVMQDMREMTEAADEDYRPLAQTTGR, from the coding sequence ATGCCGATTCAAGCCACCGATATTGCCATCATCCTCGTGTCTTTTGCCGCCTGTGTTTACTGCTTTGTGCTGAACCGCCGGCTGAAGGCGCTTCAGGACACGCGCGACGGCCTCGGCGCGACGATCATGGCCATGTCCAAATCCATCGCCGCCATGTCCAGCTCCACCAAGGAGACCCGGTCGCATGTCGGTGAAATGGCTGCCCGGCTGGCCACCCAGCTGGAAGACGCCAAACAGACCTGCGCCCGCCTGGAAGAACTGAAAGCCTCTCTGGAAGAGACGCAAAAAGACGCCGTCGACCAGGTCACAGCCTCCCAGGCTGAACTCAGCACAATGATGCGGATCATCCTGGACCAGTCCAAGACCCGCATCATGGAGATGAACCGGGTCATGCAGGACATGCGTGAAATGACCGAAGCCGCCGACGAAGACTATCGCCCCCTCGCCCAGACCACCGGGCGCTGA
- a CDS encoding flagellar basal body-associated FliL family protein yields the protein MAKKDGAKAGDQAADGGAKTSEKKSGGGFVGLAILAVGAMTSSFATVYVLASDPPTGPACPVADTGPAIEPIAQQDQTYVELHDILITIGSEPATRYLKMKVSIVTDNSGASMVTKAEPVLIDAFTNYLRSVELSDFENPDFYAHMREQLSRRSELVLGGGVSQGVLITEFLLR from the coding sequence ATGGCCAAGAAAGATGGTGCAAAAGCTGGCGATCAAGCCGCGGACGGCGGCGCCAAGACCAGCGAGAAGAAGTCAGGCGGCGGGTTTGTCGGACTGGCGATTCTTGCCGTGGGCGCAATGACCAGTTCGTTTGCAACCGTGTATGTGCTTGCGTCAGACCCGCCGACGGGCCCGGCCTGCCCAGTGGCCGACACAGGTCCGGCAATCGAACCCATCGCTCAACAAGACCAGACCTATGTGGAACTGCACGACATTCTGATCACGATCGGAAGCGAGCCGGCAACCCGGTATCTTAAAATGAAGGTATCGATCGTGACCGACAATAGCGGCGCGAGCATGGTTACGAAGGCTGAGCCCGTTCTGATCGACGCGTTTACCAACTACCTGCGCTCGGTCGAACTCAGCGACTTCGAGAATCCCGATTTTTACGCCCATATGCGCGAACAGCTGAGCCGCCGCTCCGAGTTGGTGCTGGGCGGCGGCGTCTCTCAGGGCGTCCTGATCACAGAATTCCTGTTGAGGTGA